A window of the Streptomyces sp. Ag109_O5-10 genome harbors these coding sequences:
- a CDS encoding F0F1 ATP synthase subunit B gives MSLLVQLAAEKPENPLIPPVPELVIGLIAFVIVFGFLAKKLLPNINKVLEQRREAIEGGIEKAEAAQTEAQSVLEQYKAQLAEARHEAARLRQEAQEQGAALIAEMRAEGQRQREEIVAAGHAQIEADRKSAAQALRQDVGHLATDLAGKLVGESLEDYARQSRVIDRFLDELEEKAEAAR, from the coding sequence ATGAGCCTCTTGGTTCAGCTGGCGGCGGAGAAGCCCGAAAACCCTCTCATCCCGCCGGTCCCAGAGCTCGTCATCGGCCTCATCGCCTTCGTCATCGTCTTCGGCTTCCTCGCCAAGAAGCTCCTTCCGAACATCAACAAGGTTCTGGAGCAGCGCCGCGAGGCGATCGAGGGCGGTATCGAGAAGGCCGAGGCCGCGCAGACCGAGGCCCAGAGCGTCCTTGAGCAGTACAAGGCGCAGCTGGCCGAGGCCCGGCACGAGGCCGCGCGCCTGCGCCAGGAGGCTCAGGAACAGGGCGCCGCGCTCATCGCCGAGATGCGCGCCGAGGGCCAGCGGCAGCGCGAGGAGATCGTCGCCGCCGGTCACGCGCAGATCGAGGCCGACCGCAAGTCCGCCGCGCAGGCGCTCCGTCAGGACGTCGGCCACCTGGCCACCGACCTGGCCGGCAAGCTCGTCGGCGAGTCCCTGGAGGACTACGCCCGGCAGAGCCGCGTGATCGACCGCTTCCTCGACGAGCTTGAGGAGAAGGCCGAGGCCGCGCGATGA